From a single Micromonospora pallida genomic region:
- a CDS encoding sugar ABC transporter ATP-binding protein, protein MVLRLTDVVKTFPGVRALDGVQLEVRAGEVHCLLGQNGAGKSTLIKVLAGVHRPDSGQVQWRGEPATFANPQTAMRAGIATIYQELDLVEDLSVAENAFLGHEPRRLGFVRRGQMARRTREILGRLGHPEIPPGRLVRALPAAGKQVVSMARALSHEARLIIMDEPSAVLAHDEVGNLFRIIRELTAQGIAVIYISHRLEEIREIGDRVTVLKDGRTTAANLPARDTPTRDLVSRMTGRTIEYVFPDRPAAEAGGELLRVAGLSRAGEFADVSLSVRAGEIVGIAGLVGSGRSELLETIFGARHADAGTVSVAGRSVRPGSVGAAVRAGMGMAPEERKSQALLLGEPIYRNVTLATFSRYARLGFTDTGRERAEADRIADVLDLRPRDVRRPVRTLSGGNQQKVVVGRWLLGDTRLLLLDEPTRGVDVGARAELYQVIRQLAARGVGVLLVSSEVPEVLGLADRVLVMREGRVVREAPAGELDENTVLDLVMAGSLLEGTPA, encoded by the coding sequence GTGGTGCTGCGGTTGACCGACGTGGTCAAGACCTTCCCCGGCGTCCGTGCTCTGGACGGGGTGCAACTGGAGGTGCGGGCGGGCGAGGTGCACTGCCTCCTCGGGCAGAACGGCGCCGGCAAGTCCACCCTGATCAAGGTGCTCGCCGGGGTGCACCGGCCGGACTCGGGGCAGGTGCAGTGGCGGGGCGAACCGGCCACCTTCGCCAATCCGCAGACCGCCATGCGCGCCGGCATCGCCACCATCTACCAGGAACTCGACCTGGTCGAGGATCTCTCCGTCGCGGAGAACGCGTTCCTGGGCCACGAGCCGCGCCGGCTCGGCTTCGTCCGCCGGGGCCAGATGGCCCGGCGGACCCGGGAGATCCTGGGCCGCCTCGGCCATCCGGAGATCCCGCCGGGCCGGCTGGTCCGCGCGCTGCCGGCGGCCGGCAAGCAGGTCGTCAGCATGGCCCGCGCACTCTCCCACGAGGCCCGACTGATCATCATGGACGAGCCGAGCGCGGTGCTCGCCCACGACGAGGTCGGCAACCTCTTCCGGATCATCCGGGAACTCACCGCCCAGGGCATCGCGGTCATCTACATCTCCCACCGGCTGGAGGAGATCCGCGAGATCGGCGACCGGGTCACCGTCCTCAAGGACGGCCGGACGACCGCGGCGAACCTGCCCGCCCGGGACACCCCCACCCGGGACCTGGTCAGCCGGATGACCGGCCGGACCATCGAGTACGTCTTCCCCGACCGTCCCGCTGCCGAGGCGGGCGGGGAGCTGCTCCGGGTGGCCGGGCTCAGCCGGGCGGGCGAGTTCGCCGACGTGTCGCTGAGCGTCCGGGCCGGGGAGATCGTCGGGATCGCTGGGCTGGTCGGCTCGGGCCGGTCGGAGCTGCTGGAGACCATCTTCGGCGCCCGCCACGCGGACGCCGGCACGGTCAGCGTGGCCGGCCGTTCCGTACGGCCGGGCAGCGTCGGCGCGGCGGTCCGCGCCGGCATGGGGATGGCCCCGGAAGAGCGGAAGAGCCAGGCGCTCCTGCTCGGCGAGCCGATCTACCGCAACGTCACACTGGCCACCTTCAGCCGGTACGCGCGGCTGGGCTTCACCGACACCGGCCGGGAACGGGCCGAGGCGGACCGGATCGCCGACGTGCTCGACCTGCGCCCCCGGGACGTGCGCCGCCCGGTGCGTACCCTCTCCGGCGGCAACCAGCAGAAGGTGGTGGTCGGGCGCTGGCTGCTCGGCGACACCCGGCTGCTGCTGCTCGACGAGCCGACCCGGGGCGTGGACGTGGGCGCGCGGGCCGAGCTGTACCAGGTGATCCGGCAGCTCGCGGCCCGGGGCGTCGGGGTGCTGCTGGTCTCCAGCGAGGTCCCCGAGGTGCTCGGTCTGGCCGACCGGGTGCTGGTGATGCGGGAAGGGCGGGTCGTGCGCGAGGCGCCGGCCGGCGAACTGGACGAGAACACCGTGCTCGACCTCGTCATGGCGGGGTCCCTCCTGGAAGGCACGCCGGCATGA
- a CDS encoding ABC transporter permease, giving the protein MSDATGTTTPDRPADLPAQSPPVHKADSGRGAPSFWRGENGEGARRNLGLIAVLVALVIIGIATRPDLYGDSTWVWNNILTILKLASVVGVVTVGMTFVIIGGGIDLSVGAIVALAGVWCTTVATQSYGAGGMIFSALTVGLAVGLVNGLLVSYGRLVPFIATLAMMVAARGLAAEISDKQTQVSSNATINGIASTNLLGIPLLVYILAAVVIAGWVLLNRTTFGRRTVAVGGNPEAARLAGINVKRHTLLLYALSGLCCGIAAIMLTSQATSAQAAMANLYELDAIAAAIIGGTLLSGGRGTIVGSLLGVIIFSTITNLFAINGLSTEAQNMVKGGIIVAAVLVQQVQFRTLSQFLSRNRTTTT; this is encoded by the coding sequence ATGAGCGACGCGACAGGCACCACCACCCCGGACCGGCCGGCCGACCTGCCGGCACAGTCGCCCCCGGTCCACAAGGCGGACAGCGGACGGGGCGCTCCCTCGTTCTGGCGCGGTGAGAACGGCGAGGGCGCCCGCCGCAATCTCGGCCTGATCGCCGTGCTGGTCGCGTTGGTGATCATCGGGATCGCCACCCGCCCCGACCTCTACGGCGACTCCACCTGGGTCTGGAACAACATCCTCACCATCCTCAAGCTGGCCTCGGTGGTCGGTGTGGTGACGGTGGGCATGACCTTCGTGATCATCGGCGGGGGCATCGACCTCTCGGTCGGGGCGATCGTCGCGCTGGCCGGGGTCTGGTGCACCACCGTCGCCACCCAGAGCTACGGCGCGGGCGGCATGATCTTCAGCGCGCTCACCGTCGGCCTGGCGGTCGGCCTGGTCAACGGCCTGCTCGTGTCGTACGGCCGGCTGGTGCCCTTCATCGCCACCCTGGCGATGATGGTCGCCGCCCGGGGCCTGGCGGCGGAGATCTCCGACAAGCAGACCCAGGTGTCGAGCAACGCCACCATCAACGGCATCGCCAGCACCAACCTGCTCGGCATCCCGCTGCTGGTGTACATCCTCGCCGCGGTGGTCATTGCCGGCTGGGTGCTGCTCAACCGCACCACCTTCGGCCGGCGCACCGTCGCCGTCGGCGGCAACCCGGAGGCGGCCCGGCTGGCCGGCATCAACGTCAAGCGGCACACCCTGCTGCTCTACGCGCTCTCCGGGCTCTGCTGCGGCATCGCCGCCATCATGCTCACCTCGCAGGCCACCTCGGCCCAGGCGGCCATGGCCAACCTCTACGAACTGGACGCGATCGCCGCCGCGATCATCGGCGGGACGCTGCTCAGCGGCGGGCGGGGCACCATCGTCGGCTCCCTGCTCGGCGTGATCATCTTCTCCACCATCACCAACCTGTTCGCCATCAACGGGCTCTCCACCGAGGCCCAGAACATGGTCAAGGGCGGCATCATCGTCGCCGCGGTCCTGGTCCAGCAGGTCCAGTTCCGCACTCTCTCGCAGTTCCTCAGTCGCAACCGGACGACCACCACCTGA
- a CDS encoding substrate-binding domain-containing protein: MTQHLPRRRLLFGTAALGAGALLAGCTSNETAPTAAQTKAAESGGNAEPGKRVTIGFSAPAADHGWIAAITNNAKAQAAAYSDVEFKTVEAGADAAAQRAALSTLLSQKPDVIVLLPHDGKELNAFGLEAMKAGIPVVNLDRAFPDARAYRTQIKGDNYGMGVAAATYIVDQLRAKGVTNPIIGEIPGIDSLELTQERSKGFADTLTSYGFKVANRRPAEFTADSGQQAATGLLQALPKMDALWNHDDDQGIGVLAAINQAGRKEFFMVGGAGSKKAMEDIQADNTALKATVTYSPSMASSAISLARLIGQGKGMSDLVELQVPKEIVLASETITKENAGSYLKLGF, translated from the coding sequence ATGACCCAGCACCTGCCGCGCCGCCGGCTGCTGTTCGGCACGGCCGCGCTCGGCGCCGGCGCGCTCCTCGCCGGCTGCACCAGCAACGAGACCGCGCCGACCGCCGCGCAGACCAAGGCCGCCGAGTCCGGCGGCAACGCCGAGCCCGGCAAGCGCGTCACCATCGGCTTCTCCGCCCCGGCAGCCGACCACGGCTGGATCGCCGCCATCACCAACAACGCCAAGGCGCAGGCGGCCGCGTACTCCGACGTGGAGTTCAAGACGGTGGAGGCCGGCGCGGACGCGGCGGCCCAGCGGGCGGCGCTGTCCACGCTGCTGTCCCAGAAGCCCGACGTGATCGTGCTGCTGCCGCACGACGGCAAGGAACTCAACGCCTTCGGTCTGGAGGCGATGAAGGCGGGCATCCCGGTGGTCAACCTCGACCGCGCCTTCCCGGACGCCCGGGCGTACCGGACCCAGATCAAGGGCGACAACTACGGCATGGGCGTGGCCGCCGCCACGTACATCGTCGACCAGCTCCGCGCCAAGGGCGTCACCAACCCGATCATCGGCGAGATCCCCGGCATCGACTCGCTGGAACTGACCCAGGAACGGTCGAAGGGCTTCGCCGACACCCTGACCTCGTACGGCTTCAAGGTGGCCAACCGCCGGCCGGCGGAGTTCACCGCCGACTCCGGCCAGCAGGCGGCCACCGGCCTGCTCCAGGCGCTGCCCAAGATGGACGCGCTCTGGAACCACGACGACGACCAGGGCATCGGCGTGCTGGCGGCGATCAACCAGGCCGGTCGCAAGGAGTTCTTCATGGTCGGCGGCGCCGGTTCCAAGAAGGCCATGGAGGACATCCAGGCCGACAACACCGCGCTGAAGGCGACCGTCACCTACAGCCCGTCGATGGCCTCCTCGGCTATCTCCCTGGCCCGCCTGATCGGCCAGGGCAAGGGCATGTCCGACCTGGTGGAGCTCCAGGTACCGAAGGAGATCGTGCTCGCCTCCGAGACGATCACCAAGGAGAACGCGGGCAGCTACCTCAAGCTCGGGTTCTGA